The Deltaproteobacteria bacterium genome contains a region encoding:
- a CDS encoding restriction endonuclease subunit S, with protein sequence MELSPGYKQTDAGLIPSDWEVRPLADLADKIMVGIASAATHAYRPTGVPLLRNQNIRSGHLDDRDLLFVDPAYEIVFKNKRLRGGDLLTARTGYPGTTCVVPPSYDLAQSFTTLITRPKKGEIDSLYLCHYVNSEQGQTFFTQGQIGGAQKNVNAGTLRQMPIPTPPLPEQRAIAAALSDVDALLDGLDRLIAKKRDLKQAAMQQLLTGQTRLPGFHGEWEVKRLGDVAEIVSGGTPRTNEPSYWNGGIKWCTPTDITRYAGKYLTETERSISRDGLKYSGAALLPVGALLLCSRATIGELKIAGAPVCTNQGFKSLVCRPEASNEFLYYKLLTMKQKMVERAFGSTFLEISTPNVSALEVAAPPHDEQVAIAAVLSDMDAELATLEARRDKTRHLKQAMMQELLTGKTRLVPTGGARV encoded by the coding sequence GTGGAATTGAGTCCGGGGTACAAGCAGACCGATGCAGGTCTCATCCCATCGGATTGGGAGGTAAGGCCCCTTGCCGACCTGGCCGACAAGATCATGGTCGGCATCGCTAGTGCCGCGACGCATGCGTACCGCCCCACAGGTGTGCCGCTCCTCAGGAATCAGAACATCAGGTCTGGGCATCTCGACGATCGCGACCTGCTGTTCGTCGATCCTGCGTACGAAATCGTCTTCAAGAACAAGCGGCTGCGTGGCGGGGACTTGCTCACCGCGCGAACAGGCTATCCGGGAACGACGTGTGTAGTACCACCAAGCTACGACTTGGCACAGAGTTTCACCACCCTCATCACGAGACCGAAGAAGGGCGAGATCGACAGTCTCTACCTGTGCCACTACGTCAATTCCGAGCAGGGGCAGACGTTCTTTACGCAAGGCCAGATCGGAGGGGCCCAGAAGAACGTCAACGCTGGCACGCTTCGGCAGATGCCCATCCCGACGCCCCCGCTCCCCGAACAGCGCGCGATCGCTGCCGCTCTGAGCGACGTCGACGCGCTGCTCGACGGGCTCGATCGGCTCATCGCCAAGAAGCGCGACCTGAAGCAGGCCGCGATGCAGCAGCTCCTCACCGGCCAGACCCGCCTCCCCGGCTTCCACGGGGAGTGGGAGGTGAAGCGGTTGGGGGATGTGGCGGAGATCGTCAGCGGCGGCACACCGCGCACCAACGAGCCCTCGTATTGGAACGGCGGAATCAAGTGGTGCACGCCGACGGACATTACACGCTATGCGGGCAAGTACCTCACCGAAACAGAGCGCTCCATTTCGCGAGATGGCCTGAAGTACAGCGGCGCGGCGTTGCTCCCCGTTGGTGCCCTGCTTCTCTGTAGCCGCGCGACGATCGGCGAGCTCAAGATCGCGGGCGCTCCTGTCTGCACGAATCAAGGCTTCAAGTCGTTGGTCTGTCGCCCAGAGGCGAGCAACGAGTTCCTGTACTACAAGCTGCTGACGATGAAGCAGAAGATGGTCGAGCGGGCGTTCGGCTCTACGTTCCTTGAGATCTCGACACCAAATGTATCTGCGCTCGAAGTCGCGGCGCCACCGCACGACGAGCAGGTCGCCATCGCCGCCGTGCTCTCCGACATGGACGCCGAGCTCGCCACGCTGGAAGCCCGCCGCGACAAGACCCGCCACCTCAAGCAAGCGATGATGCAGGAGCTGCTCACCGGCAAGACGCGGCTCGTCCCCACCGGAGGCGCCCGTGTCTAA
- a CDS encoding type I restriction endonuclease subunit R translates to MSKKPRSERKTQDRVIALFTDDTREGNLGYHFLGNLSRDERNRCVRAELELNLERRGYSGAHITRALEELHKAIDSTGTTLYAANLRTYQLLRYGVQVKVSEARPHETVHLIEWEHPEENDFFLAEEVTLKGGHERRPDLVLYINGLAIAVIELKRSSVEIAYGVRQLITNQEEIFNKAFFSTVQLVLAGSDSQGLRYGTTGTPEQFFVEWKDETPTATPPTEGALLDGPLAQLCNKTRLLDLLRNFIIFDGGQKKVPRPHQYFGVKAAQDRIAKREGGVIWHTQGSGKSILMVLIAKWLLEHDPEARILVITDRDELDKQIEGVMKNAGVISPESASPRITSRAEFVEKLGAATPRLLCALIHKFDVSDLKGEPPSVKGRFYVFVDECHRTQGGEMNKQMKRWLENAIFIGFTGTPLLRKDKVMTRDVFGTYIHTYKFHQAVADKVVLDLKYEARDVPQRLTSRAAIDKWFEQKTRGLNNFQKAVLRKRWATMEELMSAAERKQRIIANIIEDFSLKPRLNNDRGTAILIAPSIYDACHYFRLFQNTSFGGYCGIITSYEPNHNLVSREPANSDERYKFDTYTQQVLKKGQTTKQYEDEVKRRFIEEPANMKLLIVVSKLLTGFDAPSCTYIYLDNELRDHNLFQAICRTNRLDGEDKDYGHIVDFKELFGDVQQAIAVYSSDELDIDDGGDGANNVHLKNWLEEGKKQLDDAREALRYLCEPVAPPREVEQFLHYFCGDAANPSALNVTEAQRISFYKAVAVFVRAFAAIAQDLAETGYSDAEAAALQKEVELYADLRAAIKKHSGEELDIKPYEADMRHLINTYIQADPAADLGELGEMSLTEIIIKTGIHDAIAKKLNEKGKLTKNAIAEGIINNVRKTIIRDQLTDPRFYEQMSKLLDDLVKQSRADAAAYEEFLRKAEALVKRLAARQPEAGVPATLHGKREASVLFNNLGSIAATNFKCPTSDDEKAALALQIDLVVRERAPAGWKGDQAREAQVLNALFPLLNRDRAATQALFEIIKKQPGY, encoded by the coding sequence GTGTCTAAGAAGCCTCGCTCCGAGCGCAAGACCCAGGATCGAGTCATCGCGCTGTTCACCGACGACACGCGCGAGGGCAACCTCGGCTACCACTTCCTCGGCAACCTCTCGAGGGATGAGAGAAACCGCTGCGTGCGAGCCGAGCTGGAGCTGAACCTCGAGCGGCGCGGCTACTCTGGGGCACACATCACGCGCGCCCTCGAAGAGCTGCACAAGGCGATCGACTCGACGGGCACCACACTCTACGCCGCCAACCTGCGCACGTATCAACTCCTGCGCTACGGCGTGCAGGTCAAGGTCAGCGAGGCCCGGCCGCACGAGACCGTGCACCTCATCGAATGGGAGCATCCCGAGGAGAACGACTTCTTCCTGGCCGAAGAGGTCACGCTCAAGGGCGGGCACGAGCGGCGGCCCGACCTGGTGCTCTACATCAACGGCCTCGCCATCGCAGTCATCGAGCTGAAACGCAGCTCGGTGGAGATCGCCTACGGCGTGCGGCAGCTCATCACCAACCAGGAAGAGATCTTCAACAAGGCCTTCTTCAGCACCGTGCAGCTCGTGCTCGCGGGCAGCGACTCGCAAGGATTGCGCTACGGCACGACCGGGACCCCGGAGCAGTTCTTTGTCGAGTGGAAGGACGAGACGCCAACGGCCACTCCACCCACCGAAGGTGCGCTGCTCGACGGGCCCCTTGCGCAGCTCTGCAACAAAACGCGGCTACTCGACCTCCTTCGTAACTTCATCATCTTCGACGGCGGCCAGAAGAAGGTGCCACGACCGCACCAGTACTTCGGAGTCAAGGCCGCCCAGGATCGCATCGCCAAGCGCGAGGGCGGCGTCATTTGGCACACCCAGGGCAGCGGCAAGAGCATCTTGATGGTGCTCATCGCCAAGTGGCTACTGGAGCACGACCCGGAGGCGCGCATCCTCGTCATCACCGACCGCGACGAGCTGGACAAGCAGATCGAGGGGGTGATGAAGAACGCGGGCGTCATCTCCCCGGAGTCGGCCTCGCCGCGCATCACCTCGCGCGCGGAGTTCGTGGAGAAGCTCGGGGCCGCCACGCCACGTCTCCTGTGCGCGCTCATCCACAAGTTCGACGTCTCGGACCTCAAGGGTGAGCCGCCGTCCGTGAAGGGCCGCTTCTACGTTTTCGTGGACGAGTGCCATCGCACGCAGGGCGGCGAGATGAACAAGCAGATGAAGCGCTGGCTCGAGAACGCCATCTTCATCGGCTTCACGGGCACGCCGTTGCTCCGCAAAGACAAGGTGATGACGCGCGACGTGTTCGGCACGTACATCCACACGTACAAGTTCCACCAGGCCGTCGCCGACAAAGTGGTGCTCGACCTGAAGTACGAGGCGCGCGACGTGCCGCAGCGGCTGACGTCGCGGGCGGCCATCGACAAGTGGTTCGAACAGAAGACCAGGGGCCTGAACAACTTCCAGAAGGCGGTGCTGCGCAAGCGCTGGGCGACGATGGAAGAGCTGATGAGCGCCGCCGAACGCAAGCAGCGCATCATCGCCAACATCATCGAGGACTTCAGCCTCAAGCCGCGGCTGAACAACGATCGCGGTACGGCAATCCTCATCGCGCCGTCGATCTACGACGCCTGCCACTACTTCCGACTCTTCCAGAACACGAGCTTCGGCGGGTATTGCGGCATCATCACGTCGTACGAGCCGAACCACAACCTCGTCTCTCGCGAGCCAGCGAACAGCGACGAGCGCTACAAGTTCGACACCTACACGCAGCAGGTCCTCAAGAAGGGGCAGACGACGAAGCAGTACGAAGACGAAGTGAAGCGCCGCTTCATCGAGGAGCCCGCGAACATGAAGCTGCTGATCGTCGTCAGCAAGCTGCTCACGGGCTTTGACGCACCAAGCTGCACCTACATCTACCTGGACAACGAGCTGCGCGATCACAACCTGTTCCAGGCCATCTGCCGCACCAACCGCCTCGACGGTGAAGACAAGGACTATGGTCACATCGTCGACTTCAAGGAGCTGTTCGGCGACGTGCAGCAGGCCATCGCGGTCTACAGCTCCGACGAGCTGGATATCGACGACGGTGGGGACGGTGCAAACAACGTCCACCTCAAGAACTGGCTCGAGGAAGGAAAGAAGCAGCTCGACGATGCGCGCGAGGCGCTGCGCTACCTGTGCGAGCCTGTCGCGCCGCCTCGTGAGGTGGAGCAGTTCCTGCATTACTTCTGCGGCGACGCTGCGAACCCGAGCGCTCTGAACGTGACGGAGGCCCAGCGGATCTCGTTCTACAAAGCGGTTGCCGTGTTCGTCCGCGCTTTCGCGGCCATCGCGCAGGACCTCGCCGAGACCGGGTATTCGGACGCGGAAGCGGCCGCCTTGCAGAAGGAGGTCGAGCTCTACGCAGACCTCCGCGCCGCCATCAAGAAGCACTCCGGCGAGGAGCTCGACATCAAGCCCTATGAGGCGGACATGCGCCACCTCATCAACACGTACATTCAGGCCGACCCGGCCGCCGACCTGGGTGAGCTGGGCGAGATGTCGTTGACCGAGATCATCATCAAGACCGGAATCCACGACGCCATCGCCAAGAAGCTCAACGAGAAGGGCAAGCTCACAAAGAACGCCATTGCCGAAGGCATCATCAACAACGTCCGCAAGACGATCATCCGCGACCAGCTCACGGATCCCAGGTTCTACGAGCAGATGTCGAAGCTGCTGGATGACCTTGTCAAGCAGAGTCGCGCCGACGCAGCCGCCTACGAGGAGTTCCTGCGCAAGGCAGAGGCGCTCGTGAAGCGGCTCGCGGCGAGGCAGCCTGAAGCGGGGGTCCCTGCTACGCTGCACGGCAAGCGCGAGGCCTCGGTGTTGTTCAACAACCTGGGGAGCATCGCGGCGACGAACTTCAAGTGCCCGACGAGTGACGACGAGAAGGCGGCCCTCGCCCTGCAAATCGACCTGGTCGTGCGCGAGCGCGCCCCGGCCGGATGGAAGGGCGATCAGGCGCGCGAGGCGCAGGTCTTGAACGCGCTGTTTCCGCTCCTCAATCGGGACAGGGCGGCGACCCAGGCTCTCTTCGAGATCATCAAGAAGCAGCCTGGGTATTGA